CGTCAAGCATTTTTCTACTACTTTTTAACAACCCTATCCCCAAAAGACaatgaaaagaaatgaaagtaaGTTTATCACGCATGAGTCAAGGAAGCAATTTATAGAGTACCCTAGAAGCTCACAAGGCACATAATGTGGGCGGCGCCAGGTAGGTTTAGGACCCCTACTGAAATTTCGATAGTGAGTTTTTGtcctaatttcaaaaatttgttggCCCCTCTATATTTGCAGCCATATAAGAGACACTTGTATCGTATTCTGCATGTCTCCTTACAAATGATTACCCTACTTTCTTACCTTTTCTGCTCTACTCATAATGTGGGGGGTCCTTTAGAGTAGGCTAGGTGTTGagacaaaattacaatttatttatttttttctctatataaaAAGTACAAATTAAGTACAATCTAAATACAAAGGTTTTTCATATATGCCTGATTCATGACAACCACAGATtagatttctttctttgtttgagAAATGTAAAAGATAGGaaactattattatttattgcttatttgaaagaaaataaagagtataTAATGGAATTTTAGTAGCCAAAGATTTCATTACATTAACAAAGATaagtaaaagaaagagagagagagagattatcaGCAACCTAATATTTTTAAGCGTGGCCAATTTGGAGAAATTCCCTTCTTCTGGCTTTTGCATGTTTTCTCCTCCTTGTTGGACTTGCCATTCCCAAGGAGCTGCCTAGGAGCACTAGcaatcttcaattcttttgCCACTTTATGCCTATGGGGTTTTACCTCCTGCATTTGAGCATTCACAACGACTTATGTATTGTAGAGTTGTATGTAAATCAATGGCtaatcaaaaacttaaaaaacatgTTCATTCGATTATCTAAACTAAATGGGTTTTGCATTTGAGCTAAGTGCTTTCCCAATCTCCAAATGTGGAGAAGCATTGTGCATCAATGCACAAATATTTGATGCTTTTCTCTCTCCCGCTCTCtctttcttaattatttctatATCCATCTCTTCCGCGcgccttctctttctttgttgttttatcTTGAATAAGAAAAGAATACGCAGGTGGCATAGATAAATAATAGATAAACGGAAGGAAATTGTATTTGAAAAGTcattaactaaaatagaaaatagctattttagatataaaaataaataaattagagaaTCCAACTTGttctagatttttttaaagataatttcattaaaactcttaaatttttatcattatttttaattaattttaattaattaaatagttttaAGTGACATCGTGGACTACCataaatgcatgcatgcacataaTATATATTAGTCGTTCTGAATGGAAATTAGACCTGAATTTCATGGCTATGGACACCAACGTGGGACATAAGTTTGTCTCCATGAATGGCATTAATGTTGAAAGCTGGGAATGAGGAAGATGGTTCCCCCTTGAATCCATGGCTTGAAGAACTGTCCCCAGGTGTTTGTGTCGAAGCACGTGATGAAGAGGATGATGTATATGTGCTGCTAGATTGCATGCCTAGGCATACCTGAAGAATTAATGAACAACATATTGATTAACATAAAACTAGGCCTCTAGCCTCTAAATATTGCTTCAATGGAAAATGAAATTCAGCAGGAAACTTTAATTGTGCTCCAATAATGTTAaaacacactacaaaaaaacaggcattttctgacgtggctacagtatcatattttttgccacgtcagcaattttctgacatttaaaatttaaaacgtcagaaattttttttctgacgtgtgaatagtagcACGTTAGAATTTTCTAAATGTAAAATCATTATTGTGGTCTACAAACAATTATTGTGGTCTACAAACAAGAACTAATGATCATTAATGGTTTCTAAATGTAAAATCATTCAACTTAGTCTATTAATTAAAGCTATCATTAAAGCATGCgatttcacatatattttaaaaaatgcgtGTGACTCtattaattctattaaaaatgcatgtgagaattaaTCACATACTTCAAGAACATGCATGTTAGTTTAATAGGTTGAGTTAGGGAAATTTTTTCCAACACAATTTCAGCTCTGTTTGTTTCAAcattttttgttggaaaatgtTTTAGTTGATACATTCAGCGTTTGGTTCAGATAGAAAACCAGCGACGACGACAACAGCCGGAGgcaacaaaaaatgaattgcGAGAAAGAATGTGTGGAGAAGGAGGTCAGGTACTATAGGTCGAGAAGAAGAAGCTTAAACctgaaaaaaatagtttacggaaattaaaaaatagggaaaaatgtaaaattagtcattgtggtttacctgatttacaattagctccatgtggtatcaaaatgcaTTCAAAAGTTCTTGAggtatagtaaaaaaataatttagttcttacaatcaaatttcgtcgactaatttaacatattccATTAgtatgacaagtatcacaattttattggatCTAACGTTTCACATTATCAAAATCTGTTAAGTCCGTGAATGGAATTTGAATatatggactaaattatttttttggtatacctccgggacctttgagttcattttgataccccaaagaattaattgcaaatcaggtaaaccacatggattgattttgcatttttccctaaaaaataaataaagtggaATCATTTTACACaacttaaaaaatgttttttttggtcGACCGAAAGAAAAAGTTTTATAGGTCTTAGAGAAAACTTTATCCATCAATGAAAGGTGAGACAACTACCTTTGTTCCAAAGAATAGAAATGGGATCCTTTCCTTGCGTTTTTGTGTGAAACTAAAATTAGTATCTATGCTTTTAATCAATGGCTGCGAGTCTTCAGGAGGCCTCAGTATACTTGTTATATATAGTAACAGCCACTGGTTAattaataacattaattaacACGAATATAAAAAGGTTTGGGTACCTTTCTGGATCATCGTAGGTTGTATATATGACAAGACAACTTAGTTTATatgctgtatatatatatatatatatatatatatatatatgttgagtgAAATTGGTGTATGAAAGCAAATTCATTATTCTTATACCAAATAATTCGACAAAAAGATACCTGAAAAAGCCTGTGTTCAAGAGATGCCACCCGATCCAAGAGTGAGCCTTTAAAGTCAGCCTCCTTTGCTGCCAAATCCATTGGCACACATTGCCTCTCCAGTCCTTGGCCCAAGCTATTGCagctttgttttctttctaaataTTTCATCTTAATTTGTTTGTGTCACACACCCAGAAAACCATAATTAGTTAtgtgaaaaattatattatatatataaaaaataaaaaataaaaattttaaaaaaaaatcaagaaaaataagggaaaagaaAGCCAAAAACTCACAAGAAAATCCAGATGATCCAACCTTGAAACAAGAGGCATGGAGGAGTAAGGCTGGCTTCCACCTTCcatttgatcttcttcttcttttgagcaattgattagaagtagtGTTCACTCTTAAAACAGTTGCAGTACATCGCACAAGTCATCCGCAGGTTGTTACGTCACGTGGCACCGGATCAAGAAAAAGTggaaatcttcttcttcttctttattttacttttacttttttgcgGTTGGCAGAGAGGGGGGTACATAATGATCCACGATGGTCCAGTACTAATAAGGCCCAAAGAGTCCAACCTGAGAGAAATTTCACTAACAAATCAACTTCTTTTTTGGgtgtataataataatttggctTTAATTTTAGGTCCTATAGTGTGGTCAAAGTCAAGTCCTCAATTTCCCGTATGAATTGTGGAATTGGATCCGTTGAGATTAAGACACGCGTGTCCCTTTATCTTCTGATATGAGCGATATGTCTCAATCCCAACAAGTTAAGTTCCAATTAAATACACTTAGCTCATTCATtaacaaaatatttgtttgaacattttttttttttttttttagaaaaacataacatttcattcaataataccataagcataaagctcttacattacAGAGTAAAGTTCTaaagcaaccatagcataaagctacaagattaccaagtttagtacaagattcaagaccaatccactaacccatgactaaaatcagatttaatactagatctgtgacTGACAAACttaaccaaatgcatggatagcaattattcgtcgaccctgagagcggaaagactcttatgccgaaactcttcctcatcgacccgaaggccaggataatgatcacatccacaacccaaaggtctggaccaaaactaattaacccgaatgcgacatagatcgagtgagagaggaacgagccttattacaagccgaacaaaacaggaaaattaaacaatacagggaaaaaaaaacatgccaaaacacaaatacatcttaaagaagcaacaaaacagggaaataaaacaagaaaagaaacagcacACTTCGATCAGGCACACGCCGGGAATCGAAAACCggaggggcgttggaagctcattgTGGCGAGGACGAGTCGAAAGGCCCAGCAGTGGACGGTGGGCAGCGAACAGGTGTGGAGAAGACCGGCAAAGCAGGACCTgaaaacaacccaaaaaaaaaaagggaagaaacaACAATGAACcaccaaaacagagaaaatgagcacaaagtggGAAGACGGTAGCCGGAAGGGAGCCGGACCCGTGCAGGCTGGAAACCGTCATGTAAGGGGCATGAGAGGTCGACGCAGTGAGGatgcatgaaagaaaaccctaatagcaGGCAGCGAAGCGGCGACACAGGTCGACGGCGACCACAGACAAAATCCGGGGGTTTGAAAGAAAGCCCCCACAAGCCAaacccacaaagagccaaaacaaggccaaggagccCGCGATAGAAAATGAAAGTGGGGACAGAAAAGTGGCAAGGAAGGGgtaaaatcgaaaaaaaaaaaaaaaaaaaaaaaaaaaaaaaaaaaaaaaaaaaaaaaaacagaggggAAAAGGAGCAgcaaggaaggggaagagaggagaCACGGGGCTAGGGCATCAAGTAAATAACTAGCACTGGAGGGAGGAGGACGAGGGGAGGAGAGAGGCAACCAAACGGCTAACCCT
This genomic interval from Corylus avellana chromosome ca3, CavTom2PMs-1.0 contains the following:
- the LOC132174133 gene encoding uncharacterized protein LOC132174133, with the translated sequence MDLAAKEADFKGSLLDRVASLEHRLFQVCLGMQSSSTYTSSSSSRASTQTPGDSSSSHGFKGEPSSSFPAFNINAIHGDKLMSHVGVHSHEIQEVKPHRHKVAKELKIASAPRQLLGNGKSNKEEKTCKSQKKGISPNWPRLKILGC